Below is a genomic region from Thermochromatium tepidum ATCC 43061.
CTCATTCGACTTGATCCTGGGCTGGCGCGAATGGCTGGCCCTGCCCGAGCTGGGGATACCGGCGATCAAGGCCAAGGTCGATACGGGCGCACGCACCTCGACCCTGCATGCGTTCGAGGTCGATACCCTGAGGCGCGATGGACAGCTATATGCGCGCTTCAGCGTGCACCCGATCCAGCGACGCACCGATATTGTCGTCCAGAGCGAGGCCATGGTGATCGACCGGCGGCTGGTCGCGGATTCGGGCGGACATCGCGAGGAGCGCTATGTCATCTCGACCCGGCTGGTGCTGGCCGATCGGCAGTGGCCGATCGAGCTGACCCTGACCAATCGTGAGACCATGCTGTTTAGGATGCTGCTGGGGCGAACTGCCATCGCCGGACGCGCCCTGGTGGATCCGGCACGATCTTTTCTGACCGGACGGGTGCGTCAGAGCTGGGAGGTCTATGGAGCGACCGCTCGATGAGCATCGACTGAAACGACTTTGCCTGCGAGGGCCTCTACGACGAATCTCGTTTACTGCCCGAAGAGACGACTATTAAATGGAGGAGAGAGGATGATGAATGTCGCTTCACTGCCTGCGATCCTGTTCACCCTGGCCGGCTGGGCGCTGACCGTCCTGAGCGCGGCGGCCATGCTCTCTGGGCCTTACGATGGACGCACCTGTCAGACCGAGTGCGTCCAGATGCTCTTCTTCTCCGGCATGGTGGCCGGCGTTTTGGGGCTGATTCTGGCTATCGTCGGTTTGCGCTTCGTCGTCGGGCGTCGGCTCAGTCAGGTTACGCTGTGGCTGGCCGGTCCGCTGTGCGCCATCTTTGCGGCGATCCTTCTGATCGGCATTCTGGCCTGACTGACGTCCGGCCTGCCCCGCCCGAGTGAAACACTGATTTATTCTGCTCGCGGCTAAAGTTGCTCCTACCACCTATGGATTGGGTGGGAGTGGCCTTAGCCGCGATTCGGGGAGTCGCGATTGATTCAGTGTTTCCCTAAACGGTGGGGCTTGCTATCCGACACCCTGGTACCCTGATGGCCGAGGTGCCCAAACGCCCGCTGAGCGTTCGCCACCGATCGCCGTGATCCTCGCGTCGCCGATCATGGTGGCATGAACGACATGCCTCCCTTCGACATCTTCCACGCAAGTCACGGATCCATCGAGGCTTTCCGTGCCCCTACGTTTGGTACCTATCTCAAACCCGATTTCGATGGATTTTTCCAGCTCGGAAGGCTGGGGCAGGACCGTTAGACTAGCGCCCCTCGCTCTGGGGTCGCCCCGCTTCTCAGCCGTCGTGCAGGACTTCCGTGGACCCAACCTTTGTTCATCTGCATCTGCATTCCGAGTATTCGCTGGTCGATGGCCTGGTGCGTCTCAAGCCCCTGGTCAAGGCGGTCGCAGCGGCCGGGATGCCGGCGGTCGCCGTCACCGACCAGTGCAATCTGTTCGGGCTGGTGCGCTTCTACAAGGCGGCCATAGCGTCCGGGGTCAAGCCGATCGCCGGCGCCGATCTCTGGGTGCGCAACCCCGAGGACGCCAACCGCCCGTACCGACTGGTCCTGCTGGTCCAGGACGAGACGGGCTATCACAACCTGATGCAGCTCGTCTCGCGCAGCTTCATCGAGGGTCAACATCAGGGGTTGGCCCAGGTCGAACGCGACTGGATCCTGGAGGCGCATCAGGGCCTGATCGCGCTCTCGGGGGGGACGCGCGGCGACGTGGCCGAGGCCTTGCTCAGGGGTCGGGACGAGCTGGCCGAGCAGCGCCTCGATGCCTGGCTGTCGGTGTTCGAGGACCGCTATTACCTGGAGCTGATCCGCACCGGTCGCCCCCAGGAAGGTGAGCTGATCGAGGCCAGTGTGGACCTGGCGCTGCGGCGCGGTGTGCCCGTGGTGGCGACCAATGACGTGCGTTTCCTCCTCGCCGAAGACTTCGAGGCCCATGAGGCGCGCGTCTGCATCCATCAGGGCCGCACCCTTGACGACCCGCGCCGCCCACGCGACTACAGCGAAGAGCAGTATCTGCGGACCCCGGACGAGATGGCCGAGCTGTTCGCCGATCTGCCCGAGGCCCTGGAGAACACGGTCGAGATCGCCAAGCGCTGCAACCTGGAACTGAAGCTCGGCAAGACCTTTCTCCCGGTGTTCCCGGTCCCCGAGGGCATGACTACGGAGAGCTTCTTCATCGAGCAGTCGCGTCTGGGGTTGGAACGGCGTCTGGAGCGGATCCTCGATCGCAACGCACCCGAGTATGCCGCGCGGCGTCGGATCTATGAGGAACGGCTCGAGACCGAGCTCGCCGTCATCATCCAGATGGGCTTCCCCGGCTACTTCTTGATCGTGGCCGACTTCATCCAATGGGCCAAGGACAACGGCATCCCGGTCGGGCCCGGGCGTGGCTCTGGGGCCGGTTCCCTGGTCGCCTATGCGCTCAAGATCACGGATCTCGACCCGATCGCCCATGACCTGCTGTTTGAGCGCTTCCTGAACCCAGAGCGCGTGTCCATGCCCGACTTCGATATCGACTTCTGCATGGAAGGGCGCGATCGGGTCATCGACTATGTGACGCGCAAATACGGGCGCGAGGCGGTGTCGCAGATCATCACCTTCGGCACCCTGGCGGCCAAGGCGGTGGTGCGCGATGTCGGGCGCGTCCTGGGTTATCCCTATGGTTTCGTCGACAAGATCGCCAAGATGGTGCCCTTCGAGCTGGGGATGACCCTCGAAAAGGCACTCAAGGAGAGCGAGGATCTCCGGCGCGCCTATGAGGAGGACGAAGAGGTGCGCACCATCCTCGACCTGGCGCGCAAGCTGGAGGGCCTGACCCGCAACGCCGGCAAGCACGCCGGCGGCGTGGTGATCGCCCCGACCAAGCTGACCGATTTCGTACCGCTCTATTGCGAACCGGGTGGGTCGAATCTGGTCACCCAGTTCGACAAGGACGACGTCGAGCAGGTCGGGCTGGTCAAGTTCGACTTTTTGGGGCTGCGCACCCTCACCATCATCGACTGGGCGCTCAAGACCATCAATGCCGGGCGCGCCGCCCGGGGCGAGCCACCGCTCGACCTCGGGTGTATCGACCCGTGCGATCCCAAGGCCTTTGATCTGCTCAGACGCTGCGAGACGACGGCGGTGTTTCAGCTCGAATCGCGCGGGATGAAGGAGCTGATCAAGAAGCTCAGGCCCGACTGCTTCGACGACATCACGGCGCTGGTGGCGCTGTTCCGGCCTGGTCCGCTGCAATCGGGCATGGTCGATGACTTCATCGAACGCAAGCATGGGCGCGCCCCGGTTGCCTATCCGCACCCGGACCTGGAGCCGATCCTCAAGCCCACCTATGGCATCATCCTCTATCAGGAGCAGGTGATGCAGATCGCTCAGGTGTTGGGCGGCTATACCCTGGGTGGTGCCGACTTATTGCGAAGGGCCATGGGCAAGAAGAAGCCCGAGGAGATGGCCAAGCAGCGCGCGACCTTCGAGCAGGGGGCGCGGGCACGCGGGATCGACGGCCAGCTTGCGTCGCATATATTTGATTTGATGGAGTATTTTTCTGGTTACGGCTTCAACCGCAGCCATAGTGCCGCCTATGCCCTGGTCAGCTACCAGACCCTCTGGCTCAAGGCGCACTACCCGGCTGCCTTCATGGCGGCCGTGCTCTCGGCGGACATGGACAACACCGACAAGGTCGTCACCCTGATCGACGAATGCCGGATGATGAAGCTTCGGGTCGAGCCACCGGCCATCAATCGTTCCGACGAGTGCTTCAGCGTCGCCGATGACAGGACCATCGTCTATGGTCTGGGCGCGGTCAAGGGCGTGGGCGAGTCGGCGATCGCGGCCATCCTAGAGGCGCGTCGAGCCGGCGGACCCTTCCGCGACCTCTGGGACTTCTGCGGTCGTATCGATCTGCAACGGGTCAACCGCCGCGTACTGGAGTCGCTGATCCGCGCCGGCGCGCTCGATGAACTCGGACCCAACCGCGCCACACTCATGGACCATCTGCCGCCGGCGCTCAAGGCCGCCGAGCAGTCGCGCAACACCCGCGCCACCGGTCAGGTCGATCTATTCGGCCTGCTCGAACCCAGTGGACAGCCTGCGCCGGATCCGCAGCTCGCCTCTGAGATCCTCGCCGACTGGGAGGATGAGCAGCGTCTCCAGGGCGAGAAGGAGACGCTTGGACTCTATCTGACCGGGCATCCGATCGACCGCTACGAAGACGAGCTCAAGGCCATGGGCGCGGTGCGCATCGCCCGTTTGCTCGAGACCGATCGCGAACTCGGACGCCGCGACCTGCCTGTGCGCAGCGCCCAGTCAGGTCGCGAAAAATACACCGTCGTCGGACTGGTGGTCGGTGTGCGCCACGGCAAGACCCAGCGCGGACGTATGGGCTCGGTGCTCCTCGACGATCGCACCGGACGCATCGAGGCCACGGTCTTCTCTGAGCTCTATGAGCAGGTGCGTCAGCTGCTGGTCGCCGACCGGATCCTGAGCCTTACGGGCACGCTCAACTTCGACGAGTTCCGCGATACCTGGTCGCTGCGCGCCGACAGCGTGCGCCCCCTCGAAGAGGCGCGCGCGACCGCCGCCGACCACCTGCTCCTGACACTGGATCTGTCCGATTCGTCTGCCCATGCGCACGGACTGGAGCGGGTCGAGGAACTGCGCACGACCCTGCTTGCCCATCGCGACCTGGCGCGCGAGACAAGCCTGCCGATCCGCTTGATCTACCGTCGCCCCGGTGCGGTCGGCGAGCTTAAGCTGGGGAGCGCCTGGCGCGTCCGTCCGACCGATGCCTTGCTCAAGCAGTTGCGTGGGCTGTTGGGAGCCGGCAATGTCCGTGTCTCTTATGAGCGACCAGAGCAACCCGTCCAGCCAGTGCCCATGCCCGAGTTGCAGCCGGCACCGCGATTGCGGGCGGTGTCCTGAAAGGCCATCAGCGATCTGCGCGCAGGCAGGCTCGACCCAGGTCTCCCGGCGCATTCCCTAAACGCGCTTGAATTTACAGCTGGTCTGCATCAAGGCATGAGGTCTTCAATGTTGTTTGTTTGGATTTTGTCGGTGTATTGGCTTGGCCTGAGTCTGGAGTCCCAGGCCGCCGACTGGAGTGCGCGCCTATCGGACGGCTCCAGGGTCGAGGTGGATGCGGCCACGCGCCGCGCCTGGCGCTTGGATGGCGCTCAACGCACGCCACTTTGGGATGGCGTGCATCGTCTGGACGATGGCTCAGTCGTCATCGTCCGCGATGGCGTTGCGGTGCCGAACCCTGAGATGCTGGAGACCTGGAACGAGGCACCGCCGCACCGAGCGCGCGAGCCAAAGCAGGATACCGCCCCCTGTCTGGAATTGGTCAGCCGGGTCTGTGGCGAGGGTGGGCGTTCGGACTGTGCCGGCAGCGAGCCGTGCCGACTCGCGCGCGAGCTGTTGGAAATGTCCAAGGAGCCCTTGCCCTTGGAAGACGAGATCCAGGCCGAATCGTCCATCGGGGCTCAGTGTCGCGAGGCCATGGCCAATCCTTTCTTCACGCCCTGTCGCTGAGGTCGGCGCGATGATCCGGAGCAGCTGGGGCAGGCTCGCTTCCCCTTGAAGCGACCAAACAAAGACCCCCGAAGTCCGGGGTCGAGGCTTCGGGGGTAAACCCCGGCTGGGGGCCGGGGTTGAGACCGTCATCCAGGGGGGAGATGTCCGGTCCCGTTTCGCTCGTTTTGTCTGACCATCGGAATCGGATTTGGTTCCCAGCTCAGTGGGCGTCATCCCAGTTGGCGCCGCTGCCGATCTCGACCACCAGGGGCACGGCGAGCTCGGCGGCCCCCTCCATCGCCGCGCGCACCGCCTCACGGGTCTCCTCAAGTGCGGTCTCGGCGACCTCCAGCACCAGTTCGTCATGGACCTGGAGGATGAGTCGGGCCGGCGCCCCTGTCGTCTCGATCCAGACATCGACTGCGATCATGGCACGCTTGATGATGTCGGCGGCCGTACCCTGCATGGGTGCATTGATAGCGGTCCGCTCAGCGGCGGCGCGGCGGGTCTGGTTGCTGTGACCAATCTCGGGCAGATGCAGGCGACGACCAAACAGGGTCTCGACATAGCCACATTCGCGTGCCTGGTGACGGATGCGTTCCATGAACTCGCGCACCCCGGGATAGCGCTCGAAATAGCGCTCGACATAGGCCTGGGCCGCTGCACGCTCGATCCCGAGCTGATGGGCGAGCCCGAACGCCGACATGCCATAGATGAGCCCGAAATTGATCGCCTTGGCCGAACGGCGCTGCTCGCTGGTCACCGCCTCGGGCGCCAGACCCAGGATCTCGGCGGCGGTGGCACGATGGATGTCCAAACCCGCGGCGAAGGCGGCGAGCAGACGGGCATCGCCCGAGAGGTGGGCCATGATCCGCAGCTCGATCTGTGAATAGTCGGCCGCGAGCAGACGATGACCGGGTGCGGCGATGAAGGCACGCCGGATGCGTCGTCCTTCCTCGGTGCGGATCGGGATGTTCTGGAGGTTGGGATCGCTCGACGACAGCCGTCCGGTGGCCGTGACCGTCTGATGATAAGAGGTATGGATGCGCCCAGTGGCGGGGTCGATCAGGCGTGGTAGCTTGTCGGTATAGGTCGATTTGAGCTTGGAGAGGAGGCGGTGTTCGAGGATGATCCGGGGCAGCTCGTGGACTTGGGCCAGCTGTTCGAGCACCTCCTCGGAGGTCGAGGGGGCACCCTTGGGCGTCTTGGCGACCACCGGCAACCCCAGTTCCTCGAACAAGAGCGCCGCGATCTGCTTGGGCGAGCCGAGATTGAACCGCCGGCCCGCAACCCGCTGGGCCGTCTCCTCCAATTCGAGGATCCGGCGCGCCAGTTCGGCGCTCTGGGATTCGAGCTGCTCGGCGTCGATCAGCACCCCGGCGCGTTCCAGACGCGCGAGCACAGGCACCAATGGCATCTCGATCTCGCGATAGAGCCGTTCGAGTTTGGGCACCGCCGTCAGGCGCGGTTGCAAGACCTGGTGCAGTCGGAGTGTGACCTCGGCATCCTCGGCGGCATAGGGACCGGCCTGTTCTAGGGGGACCTGATCGAACCGGATCTGTTTGCTGCCTGTGCCGGCGACGTCCTTGAAACGGATGGTGTCATGGCCGAGAAAGCGCTTGGCCAGCGAGTCTAGATCGTGGCGCGCGGTGCTATCGAGCACATAGCTCGCGATCAGGGTGTCGTGGGCGATCCCGTGCAGCTCGATCCCATAGCGGGCGAGCACGGTGAGGTCGTACTTGAGGTTTTGGCCGACCTTGGGGCGGTCGGGGTCTTCCAGCACCGGTTTCAATCGCGCCAGGACCAGGTCGCGGTCGAGCTGCTGGGGCGCGCCCGGATAGGTATGGGCGAGCGGGACATAGGCCGCCTGGCCGGGTGCTACCGCAAACGAGATACCGACGAGCTCGGCCCGCCGGGCATCGAGCGCGGTGGTCTCGGTGTCCAGGGCGATGAGCTCGGCCGTCCGCAGCCGCGCCAGCCACGCCTCCAGGGCGGACTCGGTCAGGACCAGCTCGTACTGGGGTTCGTGACCGGTCTGATGCCTCTGGGTGGGCGGTGCGCCTGCGACCCCCATCCCATCGAGGGTGGCCAACAGACGGCGCAGTTCCAGACGTTCGTACCAGGCGCGCAGGGTCGCAATGTCTGGCGGGGTCGGTCGCAGATCGGTCGGACCGAAGTCGAGGGCGACATCGCGCTTGATGGTCAGGAGTTCGCGCGCCAGGGGCAACTGGTCGAGTGCCGTGCGCAACGACTCGCCGATCTTACCCTTGATGGAGGCGGCCTGAGCGATGACCCCATCGAGATCGCCGTAATCGGTGAGCCATTTGGCCGCCGTCTTGGGCCCACACCCGGGTACGCCTGGGATGTTGTCCACACTATCGCCCATCAAGGCCAGATAATCGACGATGCGTTCGGGCGGTACACCGAACTTTTCGCGCACCCCTGCCGGATCGAGCCAGGTCCCGGTCATGGTATTGACCAGGGTGACGTGCTCATCGACCAGCTGCGCCAGATCTTTGTCCCCGGTCGAGATCAGGGTCGGCAGACCCAGGGCCGCGGCCTGGGTCGACAGGGTGCCGATCACGTCGTCCGCCTCGACCCCGGGGACCACCAGCAGCGGCAACCCCAGGGCACGGATGATCGTCTGGAGCGGCTCGATCTGGGCGCGCAGATCCTCCGGCGGCGCCGGGCGATTGGCCTTATAGTCTGGATAGCGTTCATGCCGAAACCCCCGACCGCCGGCATCGAAGACCACACCGATGTAGTCGGGCCGCTGATCCTCGATCAGCTTGCGCAGCATATTGAGCACGCCGACCAGGGCCCCGGTCGGCTCGCCGCGCGAATTGGTCAGCTTGGGCAGTGCGTGATAGGCCCGGAACAGATAGCCAGAGGCATCGACGAGGAGCAGTGGATACTCTTGGGACATGGGGCAGGCGCTCGGGATAGTGGCGTTCATCAAGGGATTGAACGGTAGCACAGTCGTCTTGTATGGGTTTGCCGAGCGTCGTTAGAATGCCGTCGTACCCGAGGTCAAGGGGCTTGCGCAGCTTCCCCTTGGAGTACAAGGCCAAGCGCCGGGGCGGGTGGTGGTCGCGAATCTCTGGTTTGCCCGCCGCAAGACCTGCCCGGTCTGTGGTGCGGTGTAGAAAGACATGACGCTCGCCACAGGGCAATAGACCCTGCCCGGGGTGTGGCGCAGCCTAAGACCGGGACATGAATGCGGCCAGAAATTTCTGGCGTATGTATGGCTTGGCCGTCCTAAACGGCCCTACGGCGAGTTCCGCCGTGTCAGCCTGTGGATGAGGGCGGCTCTGGCTGCACCTGCAAGGGTGCAGTGAAACTGTCCTCAGTCAAGCAGGACATCAGCGTTGTTCCTGTTTGGGCAGGAATGAGGCAGTCTGATGGAACGGTATTCTCAATGTGGAGGATCTGAAGATGACGATGAAGCGACTCCTTCTGGCCTTGGCACTGGCCGGAGCCTCCGCGCTCGCCAGCTTACCTGCCAATGCCTTCTGGGGTTGGAACCCCTTCAGGTGGGGTGGTCCCTGGTGGGATGACCCCTGGTACGACCCCTGGTACGGCCCCTGGGGTGGCCCCTGGTACGGCTATCCCTACTATGGTGGCTACTATCCCTACGGTGTGCCCTTCTACGGTGTGCCCTATTGGGGCGTCCCCGTCTATGCCTATCCTGGCTACTACCCCTATCCGGGCTATGCCTATCCTGCCACCACCCAGCCAAGCACCAAGAGCTCTAAGAGCCAATAAGCGGCTCGACGTTTGATTCTGGTGTTTCCGCCCGTACCCTTGCCGGGTTCGGGCGGGGTTCTGGGCGGCGCCCACTCGGGTGGTAATTTCGCCGTCACGCGCGCCTCTTGCTATGATCTCCGCCCACTGATGGCGGCCCTCATCCCCGCCGAGGGCGACGGCTTGCTCGCCGCCAGGTGACTGGAGATCCGGATATGCGCTTGTTGGTAGGTGACATTGGTGGCACGAAGACGGCCCTTGGTCTGGCCGAGACGGATGGCGGATCCGTGCGACTCAGCGAGACCCGACGCTATCCAAGCGCCTCCTTTGGCTCGCTCGATCAGATCGTCCAGCGTTACCTGCTCGAGACGGGCGTCCACTGCCGGTTCGCGGTCTTCGCCGTCGCCGGTCCCGTGCACGACCAGCGCTGCGAAACGACCAATCTGCCCTGGGTGCTGGATGCCGAGTCCCTGGAGCAGGGCCTTGACCTGACCTGTGTGGAACTGATCAACGACCTGGAGGCGGTCGCTTGGGGTGTGCCCATCCTTGGCGCAGACGATCTGGCCGAACTCCATCCCGGCGATCCGCACAGTCAGGGCAATGCCTGCGTGGTCGCCGCCGGAACCGGACTCGGACAGGCCGGGCTGTTCTGGGACGGGCTGCGTCATCATGCCTTTGCCACCGAAGGTGGGCACTCGGACTTCGCCCCGGCAGATGACCTAGAGTTTGCGCTCCTGGCCCATCTCAAGTCGCGTTTCGGACGGGTGAGCTGGGAGCGGGTCGTCTCGGGTCCGGGGATCGTCAACCTGTTTGAGTTCCTGTGCTTTCATCACGGCGTTCAGGTACCGGACTGGTTGTCGGCGGCCATCAACGCCGGTGGCGACACGGCGGCCATCATCGCCCAGGCCGCAGCCGAGGAGCGCTGTCCGCTGTGTCGTGAAACCATGAATCTCTTCATGCGGCTCTACGGACGCGAGGCGGGCAATGTCGCACTCAAGCACATGGCGCTCGGCGGGGTCTATTTGGGCGGCGGGATCGCGCTGAAGAATCTCGCCTGTCTGCGCCGGGGCGGCTTTCTGGAAGGCTTCTTTGACAAGGGGCGCATGGGCTCGTTGATGCGGCGGATGCCGGTGCGCGTCATCCTCCAACCCAATACACCGCTGCTTGGCGCGGCGCGTTTCATGGCCTTGCAATGAGGATTGTGCGGCATCGGCGGCCTTGGGTGATGCTCTCGCTGGCGCTTGGGTTGCTCGGTGCCGCACCGTCCGAGGCGATCGAGCTAGAGGTCAGGGTCGAGGGGCTCCAAGGCGAGCTCGAGGCCAATGTCCTGGCGTTCCTGAGCATCCACAACGAGCGCGCCGAGACCGATCTGACCGCTGCGCGCATCGAGGCCCTGCATCGTCGCGCGCCGGATCAGATCCGCACGGCGCTTGCGCCCTTTGGATTCTATCGCGTCAAGATCGAGGATCGGCTCGAACCCCCGGCCGCTGCCTCAGGGACCTGGCGCGCCTACTATCGGATCGAGCCGGGTGAGCCGGTACGGATCGCTCGGGTCGATTATCGGATCACGGGTGAGGGCGCGACCGATCCGGTCTTTCCCAAGACCTTCCCCATGAAGGTCGGCGATGTACTGTTGCACGCCGTCTACGAGCAGGCCAAGTCCGACCTGCGCCATGCGGCCACCTCGGCCGGCTATCTCGACTATCGGCTCGATCGCCATCAGGTGCTCATCGATCTCCAGGCCTATGAGGCGCAGGTGTTCTTCTATCTGGAGACAGGTCCGCAATACCGTCTCGGCGCGGTGCGCTTCAAACAGGATCTACTCGACGAGGGGTTGCTGCGCCGCTATGTCCATTTCAAGCCTGGCGAGGTCTATAACCCGGACGTCCTGCTCGGGCTCCAGGGACGTCTACTCAGCAGCGAGTATTACAGCGATATCGAGATCATCCCGCTCAAGGACGAGGTCGACGCCGACAACCGGGTGCCGATCGAGGTCGTGGCCCAGCGCAACAAGGCCAACGAGTATCGGATCGGTCTGGGCTTTGCTACCGATGTCGGGCCGCGTCTGACCCTGGACTATCGCCGCCGCTATCTCACATCCCAGGGCGACAAGCTGCGCACCGAACTGAATCTGTCACCCGCGCTCTCGCAGTGGGATCTGGACTATCGCCTCCCGATCCAAGACCCGACCCGCGACTATATCCTCGTCAAACCGGTCGTGGCCTACTATGACAAGGCCATATTCCAGGGCTGGGCGCACAGTCTCCAGGTCGCGCACTCGACCCTGAGCCCGGGCGGTTGGCGACGCAACCTGGGCCTCGATTATAGCTATGAGGATCTCAGCCTCAACGAGGCCCCCCTGGAGGCGACGAGCGAACTGGCCCTCAGCGTCTCCTGGTCCAAGACGGTTGCAGACGACCCTATCTTGACCAACGATGGCTATCGGATCACCTACAGCCTGGTCGGATCCGTGCAGGGGCTGATCTCAGAGGCGTCCTATCTGAGCGGGCAGGTGCGGTTCAAGTGGGTGCGACGCTTTGCGCCCAACTATCGCTTGCTCACCCGCGCCGATCTGGGTGCGACCTGGGCCGAGCGTGTCACTGACCTGCCGGCCGGGCGACGTTTCTATGCCGGAGGCGACAGCTCCATTCGCGGCTGGGGATTCGATGCACTCGGGCCGAATGATCCTAAGACCGACGATACGCTCGGTGGGCGCTATCTCGCCGTGGGCAGCCTGGAGCTAGAGCGCCGCCTCCAGGGGCGCTGGAGCGCAGCCGTCTTCACCGATTTCGGCAATGCCTTCGATCCAGACTATAGCCAGGAGCTGGCTCAGAGCGTCGGCCTGGGACTGCGCTGGGCCTCACCGATCGGTCAGGTACGTTTCGACCTGGCCTTTGCCGTCTCCAAGGACGCAGATGCCGGTATCCCCCCCGCCCGACTGCATATCGTGATCGGGCCGGACCTCTAGTCGAGCACGCGACCGATGGACGATACCAAGCCCTCCGCGACACCCGAGACCGAACCGGAACAGGTCGCGCCAGCCCCCAAGCCGCGCCGCCGGCGCCGGCTCGTCTGGTTGGCCGGTTCAGTGCCGGCGCTGGTCCTGACGCTGGCGGCCGGACTCGGCATGTTGCTCGGCACCCAGACCGGGCTGCGCTGGGGTCTGGATCTGGCACAGCGTCTGGCGCCCGAGACGCTGACTGTGGGTCAGGTCGATGGGGACATCCTCGGTCATCTCCGGCTGTCGGACTTGGCGCTGAATCTGCCGACGCTGGGTCTGCGCATCGGCATGGTCGACCTCGAATGGTCGCCGCGTGCGCTCCTGTCTGGGGTGCTCGAGGTCGAGCATCTGGCGGTCCGCGATCTGGATGTGGTGCTGGCGCCCGTGACCAAGGACCACAAACCTCTGACCCTGCCCAATCTCCTGCTACCACTTGCTATTGCCGTTGGCGAGCTACGCCTGGAGCGATTGCGGCTCCTGGAGCTGGGCGTCGATGAACCGCTCTTCGCCCTGGAATCGGCCCGGCTCTCCGACAGCCGTCTCGTGCAGGGCGCGCTGGACCTGGGACGCCTGGAGGTGCGTCTGCGCGATCCCGCGCTGAGCGCCGGTCTCCAGGGGCGTGCAACCCTGACCGATCGCTATCCGCTCGCGCTCGCGCTCGACTGGGCGCTGGAGCTGTCGTCCGAGGCGCGGCTCGCCGGTCGGGGGCCGGTGAGCGGCGATCTACACCGGCTCGAGTTGAGTCAGGTGTTGAGCGGTTCCATCGAGGCCCAGCTTGCCGCCGAGGTGAGGGACGTGCTCGGCGCCCTGGGCTGGGAGGGCCGGATCGAGGTCGCGCGGGTCGATCTGCCGGCCTTCCGGCCCGATCTGCCGCCGATCGAGACCCAGGCGCGGCTCACGACAACGGGCACGCTCGAGTCGGCCGGTCTCTCGGGGACGCTCGAGGCGCGCGCGCCGCAGCGGCCTGAACTCGGACGGCTCGGCCTGAATCTCGACCTGCTGTGGCGTGAACACCGGCTGAGTGTGCGGTCTCTGGCACTGAACGAGCAGGTCTCTAATGCCGATCTGCGCCTCCAGGGCGAGCTGGATCTGGGCGAAGAGCCGGGCCGATTCAGGCTAGAGGGCGACTGGAAGGGACTGCGCTGGCCGTTGAGCGGCGAGCGGGTCGCCGCGTCGTCCGAAGGCGCGTTGAAGGCTTCAGGGAGCCTTGAGTCCTTCGACTATCGGCTGTCCGGCCGGGTCGTCGGTCCCAGCATTCCGAGCACCAGCCTCGACGTGGCGGGGCAGGGCACGGCTACAGGTACCCAGCTTGAGGCCTTCGTGCTCGACACGCTCGACGGACGTCTGGAAGGGAGCGGCACCCTGAGCTGGACGCCGGACCTGACCTGGGATCTGAGTCT
It encodes:
- a CDS encoding ATP-dependent zinc protease family protein, which produces MPDSASTSFDLILGWREWLALPELGIPAIKAKVDTGARTSTLHAFEVDTLRRDGQLYARFSVHPIQRRTDIVVQSEAMVIDRRLVADSGGHREERYVISTRLVLADRQWPIELTLTNRETMLFRMLLGRTAIAGRALVDPARSFLTGRVRQSWEVYGATAR
- the dnaE gene encoding DNA polymerase III subunit alpha, giving the protein MDPTFVHLHLHSEYSLVDGLVRLKPLVKAVAAAGMPAVAVTDQCNLFGLVRFYKAAIASGVKPIAGADLWVRNPEDANRPYRLVLLVQDETGYHNLMQLVSRSFIEGQHQGLAQVERDWILEAHQGLIALSGGTRGDVAEALLRGRDELAEQRLDAWLSVFEDRYYLELIRTGRPQEGELIEASVDLALRRGVPVVATNDVRFLLAEDFEAHEARVCIHQGRTLDDPRRPRDYSEEQYLRTPDEMAELFADLPEALENTVEIAKRCNLELKLGKTFLPVFPVPEGMTTESFFIEQSRLGLERRLERILDRNAPEYAARRRIYEERLETELAVIIQMGFPGYFLIVADFIQWAKDNGIPVGPGRGSGAGSLVAYALKITDLDPIAHDLLFERFLNPERVSMPDFDIDFCMEGRDRVIDYVTRKYGREAVSQIITFGTLAAKAVVRDVGRVLGYPYGFVDKIAKMVPFELGMTLEKALKESEDLRRAYEEDEEVRTILDLARKLEGLTRNAGKHAGGVVIAPTKLTDFVPLYCEPGGSNLVTQFDKDDVEQVGLVKFDFLGLRTLTIIDWALKTINAGRAARGEPPLDLGCIDPCDPKAFDLLRRCETTAVFQLESRGMKELIKKLRPDCFDDITALVALFRPGPLQSGMVDDFIERKHGRAPVAYPHPDLEPILKPTYGIILYQEQVMQIAQVLGGYTLGGADLLRRAMGKKKPEEMAKQRATFEQGARARGIDGQLASHIFDLMEYFSGYGFNRSHSAAYALVSYQTLWLKAHYPAAFMAAVLSADMDNTDKVVTLIDECRMMKLRVEPPAINRSDECFSVADDRTIVYGLGAVKGVGESAIAAILEARRAGGPFRDLWDFCGRIDLQRVNRRVLESLIRAGALDELGPNRATLMDHLPPALKAAEQSRNTRATGQVDLFGLLEPSGQPAPDPQLASEILADWEDEQRLQGEKETLGLYLTGHPIDRYEDELKAMGAVRIARLLETDRELGRRDLPVRSAQSGREKYTVVGLVVGVRHGKTQRGRMGSVLLDDRTGRIEATVFSELYEQVRQLLVADRILSLTGTLNFDEFRDTWSLRADSVRPLEEARATAADHLLLTLDLSDSSAHAHGLERVEELRTTLLAHRDLARETSLPIRLIYRRPGAVGELKLGSAWRVRPTDALLKQLRGLLGAGNVRVSYERPEQPVQPVPMPELQPAPRLRAVS
- the polA gene encoding DNA polymerase I, whose translation is MSQEYPLLLVDASGYLFRAYHALPKLTNSRGEPTGALVGVLNMLRKLIEDQRPDYIGVVFDAGGRGFRHERYPDYKANRPAPPEDLRAQIEPLQTIIRALGLPLLVVPGVEADDVIGTLSTQAAALGLPTLISTGDKDLAQLVDEHVTLVNTMTGTWLDPAGVREKFGVPPERIVDYLALMGDSVDNIPGVPGCGPKTAAKWLTDYGDLDGVIAQAASIKGKIGESLRTALDQLPLARELLTIKRDVALDFGPTDLRPTPPDIATLRAWYERLELRRLLATLDGMGVAGAPPTQRHQTGHEPQYELVLTESALEAWLARLRTAELIALDTETTALDARRAELVGISFAVAPGQAAYVPLAHTYPGAPQQLDRDLVLARLKPVLEDPDRPKVGQNLKYDLTVLARYGIELHGIAHDTLIASYVLDSTARHDLDSLAKRFLGHDTIRFKDVAGTGSKQIRFDQVPLEQAGPYAAEDAEVTLRLHQVLQPRLTAVPKLERLYREIEMPLVPVLARLERAGVLIDAEQLESQSAELARRILELEETAQRVAGRRFNLGSPKQIAALLFEELGLPVVAKTPKGAPSTSEEVLEQLAQVHELPRIILEHRLLSKLKSTYTDKLPRLIDPATGRIHTSYHQTVTATGRLSSSDPNLQNIPIRTEEGRRIRRAFIAAPGHRLLAADYSQIELRIMAHLSGDARLLAAFAAGLDIHRATAAEILGLAPEAVTSEQRRSAKAINFGLIYGMSAFGLAHQLGIERAAAQAYVERYFERYPGVREFMERIRHQARECGYVETLFGRRLHLPEIGHSNQTRRAAAERTAINAPMQGTAADIIKRAMIAVDVWIETTGAPARLILQVHDELVLEVAETALEETREAVRAAMEGAAELAVPLVVEIGSGANWDDAH